The Hyphomicrobiales bacterium genome has a window encoding:
- a CDS encoding Adenylate cyclase, giving the protein MIEPREVELKLICDAADLAGLHDWPRLAATGGCRKDLLESIYFDTPEQLLRKSGYVLRVRRTQSGYVQTVKAAGDGLIERREWEQSVAGGEPDRDALDVTPVAKLLGKRSKLAPLFSVSVERCSCLLRQGRSLIEVALDHGSIRKAETVEEADTLFISEIELELKDGSVAELFALAREIAALVPVRLGVESKAERGFTLIETRSAQGSRAEPVILSDTMTAAEAFRTIAHGCLRHLRINEEVLLERRCMDALHQARVAVRRLRSAMTLFGGILDDHQFETIKARLKDLPEPLGRARNLDILLSETLPAERSRHPEDLRLPNLEKHLESQRADAYAAVVQRLCSQEWRQFLLDLVAWINAGPWLSEGDRAGRDEPASRFAARALDKWSRRVRKRGRDLAALSPEDRHKVRIATKKLRYGTEFFASLYSGKKARKQREVFLSALSDLQDHLGRLNDIASSRELLESLTGPSADEASLLAARFAAAAKPEKTKKLLKRAETAHERLTESEPFWR; this is encoded by the coding sequence ATGATCGAGCCTAGGGAAGTCGAACTGAAGCTGATCTGCGATGCCGCCGATCTGGCGGGGCTGCATGATTGGCCGCGGCTTGCGGCGACTGGGGGATGCCGAAAGGATCTGCTGGAATCGATCTACTTCGATACCCCCGAGCAGCTCCTTCGCAAATCGGGATACGTTCTTCGGGTACGGCGAACCCAAAGCGGCTATGTCCAAACGGTCAAGGCTGCGGGTGACGGGCTGATCGAGCGGCGAGAGTGGGAGCAGTCGGTGGCCGGTGGCGAACCGGACCGCGACGCGCTCGATGTCACGCCTGTCGCGAAGCTGCTTGGCAAACGATCGAAGCTTGCGCCGCTGTTCAGCGTGTCGGTCGAGCGTTGCAGCTGTTTGCTTCGGCAGGGAAGGTCGCTGATCGAAGTCGCGCTCGACCATGGCAGCATCAGGAAAGCCGAGACCGTCGAGGAAGCTGACACGCTTTTCATCAGCGAGATCGAGCTTGAGCTGAAGGATGGTTCGGTTGCGGAGCTTTTTGCGCTCGCTCGCGAGATCGCGGCGCTCGTTCCCGTCCGCCTCGGCGTTGAAAGCAAGGCGGAGCGCGGCTTCACCCTGATCGAAACGCGATCCGCCCAGGGGTCCAGGGCCGAGCCTGTCATCCTGTCGGACACAATGACAGCGGCCGAAGCCTTTCGAACGATCGCCCATGGCTGCCTGCGGCACCTGCGGATCAACGAGGAGGTTCTCCTCGAACGTCGCTGCATGGACGCGCTCCATCAGGCGCGCGTCGCCGTTCGCCGGCTCCGCTCGGCGATGACCCTGTTCGGGGGTATCCTTGACGACCATCAATTCGAAACCATCAAGGCGCGCTTGAAAGATCTGCCGGAGCCGCTGGGGCGAGCCCGCAACCTCGATATCCTCCTGTCGGAAACGCTGCCGGCGGAGCGTTCCCGCCATCCTGAAGATCTCCGGCTCCCGAACCTCGAAAAGCACCTCGAGAGCCAGCGCGCCGACGCCTATGCGGCCGTCGTCCAGCGGCTGTGTTCGCAGGAATGGCGGCAGTTCCTTCTCGACCTCGTCGCTTGGATTAATGCCGGACCCTGGCTCTCCGAAGGTGATCGCGCCGGCCGCGACGAGCCGGCATCCCGCTTCGCGGCGCGCGCGCTCGACAAATGGTCGCGGCGCGTGAGGAAGCGCGGTCGCGATCTTGCTGCGCTGAGTCCGGAAGACCGTCACAAGGTTCGGATCGCGACGAAGAAGCTGCGTTACGGCACCGAATTTTTCGCCAGCCTCTACTCCGGCAAGAAGGCGAGGAAGCAGCGCGAGGTTTTCCTGTCGGCCCTCTCCGACCTGCAGGATCACCTCGGGAGGCTCAACGACATCGCATCGAGCCGCGAACTTCTCGAGAGCCTGACGGGCCCGAGCGCCGACGAGGCAAGCCTGCTTGCGGCTCGCTTCGCTGCCGCCGCGAAGCCGGAGAAGACGAAAAAGCTGCTGAAGCGCGCTGAAACGGCTCACGAACGGCTGACCGAGAGCGAGCCATTCTGGCGCTAG
- the livK gene encoding L-leucine/L-phenylalanine ABC transporter periplasmic binding protein, producing MKKLLLGGIALGAVLALSGVANAQIKLGVGGPITGPNAAFGAQLKNGVEQAVEDINAAGGVLGQKITVTTGDDVSDPKQGVSVANKFVGDGVKWVVGHFNSGVTMPASEVYAENGILMISPSATNPKITERGLWNTFRTCGRDDQQGSVASAYLLKNFKDKKIAIVHDKTTYGQGLADETKKGLNAGGVKEVLYEGINAGEKDFSALVSKIKAAGADYLYWGGLHTEGGLIVRQMRDQGLKTVVISGDGITTDEFATIGGPGVEGTLMTFPPDPQKRPEAAAVVKKFEAKNFKPEAYTLYSYAAVQIMAEGAKRANSTDPKKIAAVLQGGQPVKTVIGDIGFDKKGDITRPDYTVYTWKKGADGKITYVEN from the coding sequence ATGAAGAAACTGCTGTTGGGCGGTATTGCGCTCGGCGCGGTCCTCGCCTTGTCGGGCGTGGCCAATGCGCAGATCAAGCTCGGCGTCGGCGGCCCGATCACCGGCCCTAACGCGGCGTTCGGCGCGCAGCTCAAGAACGGCGTCGAGCAGGCGGTCGAGGACATCAACGCCGCTGGCGGCGTGCTCGGCCAGAAGATCACGGTGACGACCGGCGACGACGTCTCGGATCCGAAGCAGGGCGTCTCGGTCGCCAACAAGTTCGTCGGCGACGGCGTCAAATGGGTCGTTGGCCACTTCAACTCCGGCGTGACCATGCCGGCGTCCGAAGTCTATGCCGAAAACGGCATCCTGATGATCTCTCCTTCGGCCACCAACCCGAAGATCACCGAGCGCGGCCTGTGGAACACGTTCCGCACCTGCGGTCGTGACGATCAGCAGGGCAGCGTCGCTTCGGCCTATCTGCTGAAGAACTTCAAGGACAAGAAGATCGCGATCGTCCACGACAAGACGACCTATGGCCAGGGCCTCGCGGACGAGACCAAGAAGGGCCTGAACGCCGGCGGCGTGAAGGAAGTGCTCTACGAAGGCATCAACGCCGGCGAGAAGGACTTCTCCGCCCTCGTCTCGAAGATCAAGGCGGCGGGTGCCGACTACCTCTACTGGGGCGGCCTGCACACCGAAGGCGGCCTGATCGTGCGCCAGATGCGCGACCAGGGCCTGAAGACCGTGGTCATCTCGGGCGACGGCATCACCACCGACGAGTTCGCCACGATCGGCGGCCCGGGCGTTGAAGGCACGCTGATGACCTTCCCGCCTGACCCGCAGAAGCGCCCCGAGGCGGCTGCCGTGGTCAAGAAGTTCGAGGCCAAGAACTTCAAGCCGGAAGCCTACACCCTCTACAGCTACGCCGCCGTCCAGATCATGGCGGAAGGCGCCAAGCGCGCGAACTCGACCGATCCGAAGAAGATCGCCGCGGTTCTGCAGGGCGGCCAGCCGGTCAAGACCGTGATCGGCGACATCGGCTTCGACAAGAAGGGCGACATCACCCGCCCGGACTACACCGTCTACACCTGGAAGAAGGGTGCCGACGGCAAGATCACCTATGTCGAGAACTGA
- a CDS encoding conserved membrane hypothetical protein (Evidence 4 : Unknown function but conserved in other organisms) has translation MQGILYEEPTIWLFLLVTVIMGGWLAWMAGRAIALTWRPNWQLVIYMLALGIFVRFIHFALFQATLLTLHYYIVDTIVLLAFGFAGWRYNRARQMTRQYHWLFERAGPFGWKPRAGAQIRPELL, from the coding sequence ATGCAAGGCATCCTCTACGAAGAACCGACGATCTGGCTCTTCCTGCTGGTCACTGTGATCATGGGCGGCTGGCTCGCCTGGATGGCCGGCCGCGCCATCGCGCTGACCTGGCGGCCAAACTGGCAACTCGTCATCTACATGCTCGCTCTGGGCATCTTCGTGCGCTTCATCCATTTCGCGCTGTTCCAGGCCACGCTGCTGACGCTGCACTACTACATCGTCGACACGATCGTGCTGCTCGCCTTCGGTTTCGCGGGCTGGCGCTACAACCGCGCCAGGCAGATGACGCGGCAATATCATTGGCTCTTCGAGCGTGCCGGGCCCTTCGGCTGGAAGCCCCGCGCGGGCGCCCAAATCCGGCCCGAATTGCTCTGA
- the livF gene encoding branched chain amino acid/phenylalanine ABC transporter ATP binding subunit LivF has translation MTVAQPLLAVRGVKTYYGKIIALKGVDIDVNAGEIVTMIGANGAGKSTLMMTIFGNPQAREGSVTYEGRDITRMPSHEIARLGIAQSPEGRRIFPRMTVFENLQMGAAVRNFAHFDEDLEKICVLFPRIKERLQQRGGTLSGGEQQMVAIARALMARPKLLLLDEPSLGLAPLIVKQIFEAIRELNKTQGLTVFLVEQNAFHALKLAHRGYVMVNGVITMSGSGKELLANPQVRAAYLEGGRH, from the coding sequence GTGACTGTGGCTCAGCCCCTCCTCGCCGTCCGCGGCGTCAAGACCTATTACGGCAAGATCATCGCACTGAAGGGCGTCGACATCGACGTCAATGCCGGCGAGATCGTCACTATGATCGGCGCCAACGGCGCCGGCAAATCCACGCTGATGATGACGATCTTCGGCAATCCGCAGGCCCGCGAAGGCTCGGTCACCTATGAGGGCCGCGACATCACGCGCATGCCGAGCCACGAGATCGCGCGCCTGGGGATAGCGCAGTCCCCGGAAGGAAGACGCATCTTCCCGCGCATGACCGTGTTCGAGAACCTGCAGATGGGCGCCGCCGTCCGCAATTTCGCGCATTTCGACGAGGATCTCGAAAAGATCTGCGTGCTCTTCCCGCGCATCAAGGAGCGCCTGCAACAGCGCGGCGGCACGCTTTCGGGCGGCGAGCAGCAGATGGTCGCCATCGCCCGCGCGCTGATGGCCCGGCCGAAGCTGCTGCTACTCGACGAGCCCTCGCTCGGCCTCGCGCCCCTGATCGTGAAGCAGATCTTCGAGGCGATCCGCGAGTTGAACAAGACGCAGGGGCTCACCGTCTTCCTGGTCGAGCAGAACGCCTTCCACGCGCTGAAGCTCGCCCATCGCGGTTACGTCATGGTCAACGGCGTCATCACGATGAGCGGCTCGGGCAAGGAACTCCTCGCCAATCCGCAGGTGCGCGCCGCCTATCTCGAAGGTGGCCGCCACTGA
- the livG gene encoding branched chain amino acid/phenylalanine ABC transporter ATP binding subunit LivG: MPSFNSKGRALLEVEQVTMRFGGLTAVNALSFQAHKGEITALIGPNGAGKTTVFNCITGFYKPTQGLVSLNHDDGSSFLLERMPDFRISWKAKVARTFQNIRLFGGMTVLENLLIAQHNPLMIASGFTFLGVLGIGGYKAREKEAVEKAKFWLDKINLTHRADDPAADLPYGDQRRLEIARAMCTDPVLLCLDEPAAGLNPRESLDLNTLLLSIRKDLGTALLLIEHDMSVVMEISDHVVVLDYGTKIADGTPAEVQADPKVIAAYLGVDDEEVEEVEAEVGIS; this comes from the coding sequence ATGCCGAGCTTCAACTCCAAAGGGCGCGCGCTGCTCGAGGTCGAGCAGGTCACCATGCGCTTCGGCGGCCTGACCGCCGTCAACGCCCTCTCCTTCCAGGCCCATAAGGGCGAGATCACGGCACTGATCGGCCCGAACGGTGCCGGCAAGACCACGGTGTTCAACTGCATCACCGGCTTCTACAAGCCGACGCAGGGTCTGGTCTCGCTCAACCATGACGACGGTTCGAGCTTCCTGCTCGAGCGCATGCCGGACTTCCGCATCTCCTGGAAGGCCAAGGTCGCCCGCACCTTCCAGAACATCCGCCTCTTCGGCGGCATGACGGTGCTGGAGAACCTGCTCATCGCCCAGCACAACCCGCTGATGATCGCCTCGGGCTTCACCTTCCTCGGCGTGCTCGGCATCGGCGGTTACAAGGCCCGCGAGAAGGAGGCGGTCGAGAAGGCCAAGTTCTGGCTCGACAAGATCAACCTGACCCATCGCGCCGACGACCCCGCCGCCGACCTGCCCTATGGCGACCAGCGCCGGCTCGAGATCGCGCGCGCCATGTGCACCGATCCCGTCCTGCTTTGCCTGGACGAGCCGGCCGCCGGCCTCAACCCGCGCGAGAGCCTCGACCTCAACACGCTGCTGCTCTCGATCCGCAAGGATCTCGGCACCGCGCTGCTGCTGATCGAGCACGACATGTCGGTCGTCATGGAAATTTCGGACCACGTCGTGGTCCTCGACTACGGCACCAAGATCGCCGACGGCACGCCGGCCGAGGTACAGGCCGACCCGAAGGTCATCGCCGCCTATCTCGGCGTCGATGACGAGGAGGTCGAAGAGGTCGAAGCGGAGGTCGGCATCTCGTGA
- the livM gene encoding branched chain amino acid/phenylalanine ABC transporter membrane subunit LivM: protein MANPSTKPATAPGRDMKAALKEAGFAALVTLGLCIPIVAWGTRQNMDNVLVLDPRWDAVAWAVGIVFVGRLLVALRQQGAKDGKATVRLLPHGTIAFFQRHSRLFSLFGLGFLVTFPAIAIGLAGWGGALKWIDNFGVQILIYVMLGWGLNIVVGLAGLLDLGYVAFYAVGAYSYALLAKNFGLSFWILLPMAGILAAFWGMLLGFPVLRLRGDYLAIVTLAFGEIIRLVLINWTEFSNGYAGISGIPRPSFFGIPFTAADNGFAAVFGLEFSPIYRTIFLYYVILCLALLTAFVTLRLRRLPVGRAWEALREDEIACRSLGINTTNTKLTAFSIGAMFGGFAGAFFSARQGFISPESFVFMESAIILAIVVLGGMGSLWGCAIAAVAMIGGTELLRELDFLKQIFGADFDPTKYRMLIFGFAMVVIMIWKPRGLISVREPTAFLKEKKTISADLVQEGHG, encoded by the coding sequence ATGGCGAATCCATCGACCAAGCCCGCGACCGCTCCCGGCCGCGACATGAAGGCGGCGCTCAAGGAGGCCGGCTTCGCAGCCCTCGTCACGCTCGGCCTGTGCATTCCGATCGTCGCCTGGGGCACCCGCCAGAACATGGACAATGTGCTGGTGCTCGATCCGCGCTGGGACGCGGTTGCCTGGGCCGTCGGCATCGTCTTCGTCGGCCGGCTCCTGGTGGCGCTGCGCCAGCAGGGAGCCAAGGACGGCAAGGCGACGGTCCGCCTGCTCCCGCACGGCACCATCGCCTTCTTTCAGCGCCATTCGCGCCTCTTCTCGCTCTTTGGGCTGGGCTTCCTCGTCACCTTCCCGGCGATTGCGATCGGCCTCGCCGGCTGGGGCGGCGCACTGAAATGGATCGACAATTTCGGCGTCCAGATCCTGATCTACGTCATGCTCGGCTGGGGCCTGAATATCGTCGTCGGCCTCGCCGGCCTGCTCGATCTGGGCTACGTCGCCTTCTACGCCGTCGGCGCCTATTCCTACGCGCTGCTGGCCAAGAATTTCGGCCTGTCCTTCTGGATCCTGCTGCCGATGGCCGGCATCCTCGCCGCCTTCTGGGGCATGCTGCTCGGCTTCCCCGTGCTGCGCCTGCGCGGCGACTATCTCGCCATCGTGACGCTGGCCTTCGGCGAGATCATCCGCCTCGTCCTGATCAACTGGACGGAGTTCTCGAACGGCTATGCCGGCATCTCCGGCATTCCGCGCCCGAGCTTCTTCGGCATCCCCTTCACCGCGGCCGACAACGGTTTCGCGGCGGTGTTCGGGCTCGAATTCTCGCCTATCTACCGAACGATCTTCCTCTATTACGTCATCCTGTGTCTTGCCCTGCTGACCGCCTTCGTCACGCTGCGGCTGCGCCGGCTGCCGGTCGGCCGCGCCTGGGAGGCGCTCCGCGAGGATGAGATCGCCTGCCGATCGCTCGGCATCAACACCACCAACACCAAGCTCACCGCCTTCTCGATCGGCGCGATGTTCGGCGGCTTCGCCGGGGCGTTCTTCTCGGCCCGCCAGGGCTTCATCTCGCCCGAATCCTTCGTCTTCATGGAATCGGCGATCATCCTCGCCATCGTCGTCCTCGGCGGCATGGGCTCGCTCTGGGGCTGCGCCATCGCGGCGGTCGCCATGATCGGCGGCACCGAACTGCTGCGCGAGCTCGACTTCCTGAAGCAGATCTTCGGCGCCGATTTCGACCCGACCAAATACCGCATGCTGATCTTCGGCTTCGCGATGGTCGTGATCATGATCTGGAAGCCGCGCGGCCTGATCTCGGTGCGCGAGCCCACCGCCTTCCTCAAGGAGAAGAAGACGATCTCGGCCGACCTCGTGCAGGAGGGCCATGGCTGA
- the livH gene encoding branched chain amino acid/phenylalanine ABC transporter membrane subunit LivH — protein MRQRHADDENGSWFEGSASSMEVFLQQLINGLTLGSIYGLIAIGYTMVFGIIGMVNFAHGDIFMLSAFIALIFFMLITAVVGTGAGMVMLALIIVLGLAMFFTSLWNWTIERVAYRPLRGSFRLAPLISAIGMSIFLVNFVQVVQGPRNKSIPPLLNKSITLIESATYSVQISYKQIVIIVTTAALLAAFWYIVQKTPLGRAQRACEQDRKMAALLGIDVDRTISITFVMGAALAAVAGVMYLVLYGVVNFADGFTPGVKAFTAAVLGGIGSLPGAVIGGLLIGLIEVMWSAYFTIDYKDVAAFCILAIVLVFMPSGILGRPEVEKV, from the coding sequence ATGCGCCAGCGTCATGCTGACGACGAGAACGGGAGCTGGTTCGAGGGGTCGGCGTCGTCAATGGAAGTCTTTCTGCAGCAGCTCATCAACGGGCTGACACTGGGATCGATCTACGGTCTCATCGCCATCGGCTACACGATGGTCTTCGGCATCATCGGCATGGTGAACTTCGCCCATGGCGACATCTTCATGCTGTCGGCCTTCATCGCGCTGATCTTCTTCATGCTGATCACGGCGGTCGTCGGCACCGGCGCCGGCATGGTCATGCTGGCGCTGATCATCGTCCTCGGCCTGGCGATGTTCTTCACCTCGCTGTGGAACTGGACGATCGAGCGGGTCGCCTACCGGCCCCTGCGTGGCTCCTTCCGCCTCGCGCCGCTGATCTCGGCGATTGGCATGTCGATCTTCCTGGTCAACTTCGTGCAGGTCGTTCAGGGCCCTCGCAACAAGTCGATCCCGCCGCTGCTCAACAAGTCGATCACCCTGATCGAGAGCGCGACCTATTCGGTCCAGATCTCCTACAAGCAGATCGTCATCATCGTGACGACGGCGGCGCTGCTCGCGGCCTTCTGGTACATCGTGCAGAAGACGCCGCTCGGCCGCGCCCAGCGCGCCTGCGAGCAGGACCGCAAGATGGCCGCCCTGCTGGGCATCGACGTCGACCGCACCATCTCGATCACCTTCGTGATGGGCGCGGCTCTCGCGGCGGTCGCCGGCGTGATGTATCTCGTGCTCTACGGCGTCGTGAACTTCGCCGACGGCTTCACGCCGGGCGTCAAGGCCTTCACGGCGGCGGTGCTGGGCGGCATCGGCTCGCTGCCGGGCGCCGTGATCGGCGGGCTGCTGATCGGCCTGATCGAGGTGATGTGGTCGGCCTACTTCACCATCGACTACAAGGACGTCGCCGCCTTCTGCATCCTCGCCATCGTGCTGGTCTTCATGCCCTCCGGCATCCTTGGCCGCCCGGAAGTCGAGAAGGTCTGA
- a CDS encoding hypothetical protein (Evidence 5 : Unknown function), producing the protein MTLAHAGCDFHAELPTACATDNRSAPNFCQKQLRTKRLEIVQNTLRYSLALAHDDCALGVADGSGDIFPPGRAQGTGPWTRGREKC; encoded by the coding sequence ATGACGCTGGCGCATGCGGGATGCGATTTCCATGCAGAGCTACCAACGGCTTGCGCTACCGACAATCGCTCCGCGCCAAATTTCTGTCAAAAGCAATTACGAACGAAACGCCTCGAAATTGTGCAGAATACTCTGCGCTACAGCTTGGCTTTGGCGCACGATGATTGCGCGTTGGGCGTTGCAGATGGGTCTGGGGATATCTTTCCGCCGGGCCGAGCGCAGGGGACAGGCCCTTGGACAAGGGGCCGCGAGAAGTGCTGA
- a CDS encoding FAD-dependent oxidoreductase, translated as MKVAVVGAGIVGVAIAHALLDEGHDVLLIERREPAFGPSRGNAGWIAHTDILPIASPKALRQVPKFLADPLGPLSIRPAYFPRLLPWLMRFVLAARPQAYERSIVGIAALQKLALPAWLARAERTGLTRHIHRKGGLYAFDDAGALAAAMKVAERQAAFGIKVEMIGPEELRQLEPALKPVFTGAAFHPDAAHVSDPHQLTLALFEAALERGAVFEKAEVGNISLGERPALVGPDGWQRVVDRVVIAAGAWAKPLAAALGDAVPLDTERGYNASFPDVTGLLSRPVAFEGHGFVTTPLDSGLRIGGAVEFAGLEAPPNHDRTRRLYDKASGLIDGLPTFDSGKLWMGFRPSLPDSLPVIGPARRNASVIYAFGHGHYGMTQSHATADLVAALIAGRQPAIDLSPFSATRF; from the coding sequence ATGAAGGTCGCCGTCGTCGGTGCCGGCATTGTCGGCGTCGCCATTGCGCACGCATTGCTCGACGAGGGGCACGACGTCCTGCTGATCGAGCGCAGGGAACCCGCCTTCGGCCCCTCGCGCGGCAATGCCGGCTGGATCGCCCATACCGATATCCTGCCGATCGCCAGCCCCAAGGCGCTTCGGCAGGTGCCGAAATTCCTTGCCGATCCGCTCGGCCCGCTCAGCATCCGGCCGGCCTATTTCCCGAGGCTGCTGCCCTGGCTCATGCGTTTCGTGCTGGCCGCGCGCCCGCAAGCCTATGAGCGCTCAATCGTCGGGATCGCCGCCTTGCAGAAGCTCGCCCTGCCGGCATGGCTGGCACGCGCCGAGCGCACCGGCCTCACCCGGCACATCCACCGCAAGGGCGGGCTCTATGCCTTCGACGATGCCGGAGCCCTGGCCGCGGCCATGAAGGTCGCGGAGCGTCAGGCAGCCTTCGGCATCAAGGTCGAGATGATCGGCCCCGAGGAGTTGCGCCAGCTCGAGCCCGCGTTGAAGCCCGTGTTCACCGGCGCCGCCTTCCACCCGGACGCCGCCCATGTCAGCGATCCGCATCAGCTGACGCTCGCCCTGTTCGAGGCGGCCCTTGAGCGCGGCGCCGTCTTCGAGAAGGCCGAGGTCGGCAACATCTCGCTGGGCGAGCGCCCTGCCCTGGTCGGCCCCGACGGCTGGCAGCGCGTGGTCGATCGCGTCGTCATCGCCGCCGGCGCCTGGGCCAAGCCGCTGGCCGCCGCTCTCGGCGACGCCGTGCCTCTCGACACCGAGCGCGGCTACAATGCCAGCTTTCCCGACGTCACCGGGCTCTTGTCGCGGCCCGTCGCCTTCGAGGGACACGGCTTCGTCACCACCCCTCTCGACTCGGGGCTTCGTATCGGCGGCGCGGTCGAGTTCGCCGGCCTTGAGGCTCCGCCCAACCATGATCGCACCCGCCGCCTTTACGACAAGGCAAGTGGCCTGATCGACGGTCTGCCGACCTTCGACAGCGGCAAGCTCTGGATGGGTTTCCGGCCGTCGCTTCCCGATTCCCTCCCGGTCATCGGCCCGGCGCGGCGCAACGCCAGCGTGATCTACGCTTTCGGCCACGGCCATTACGGCATGACGCAGTCCCATGCGACCGCCGATCTGGTCGCGGCGCTGATCGCCGGACGCCAGCCGGCAATCGACCTCTCGCCCTTCAGCGCGACGCGGTTCTGA
- a CDS encoding GntR family transcriptional regulator: protein MREVAAAESQAAIAYRRLEEAIVTLSLRPGAVLTEAQLIALVGLGRTPVREALIQLAQHGMVAILPRKGVLVADISAVDILAALEAREVLERLVVGEAAKKASPDERIAILDGAKAMLRAAEAGDLTGYMRLDKELDALVAQAARSPYAIRAVEPLQALIRRAWYHFERQDDLVSAALHHGGLAQAIASADSAAAVAASDALMAHLRSGLLATLSQ from the coding sequence ATGCGCGAGGTCGCGGCCGCAGAGAGCCAGGCGGCAATCGCCTATCGGCGGCTGGAAGAAGCGATCGTGACGCTTTCGCTGCGTCCGGGCGCGGTCCTCACGGAGGCGCAGCTCATCGCCCTCGTCGGGCTGGGCCGCACCCCGGTTCGCGAGGCGCTGATCCAGCTCGCCCAGCACGGCATGGTCGCGATTCTGCCGCGCAAGGGCGTCCTTGTCGCCGATATTAGCGCCGTCGATATCCTTGCTGCGCTGGAGGCCCGTGAGGTGCTGGAGCGGCTCGTCGTAGGCGAAGCCGCCAAGAAGGCCAGCCCCGATGAGCGCATCGCGATCCTCGATGGCGCGAAGGCCATGCTCCGGGCCGCCGAGGCGGGCGACCTCACCGGTTACATGCGGCTGGACAAGGAGCTCGACGCCCTGGTGGCGCAGGCCGCGCGCAGTCCTTACGCGATCCGCGCCGTCGAGCCTCTGCAGGCGCTCATCCGGCGCGCCTGGTATCACTTCGAGCGCCAGGACGATCTCGTCTCTGCCGCGCTCCATCATGGCGGCCTGGCGCAGGCGATCGCCAGTGCGGATTCGGCCGCGGCGGTCGCGGCCAGCGACGCCCTGATGGCGCATCTGCGCAGCGGGCTTCTCGCCACGCTGAGCCAGTAG
- a CDS encoding 4-hydroxyphenylacetate 3-monooxygenase, reductase component → MTKTVHPLPPALEGLDAAVFRDAMAQVASAVHLVTTEGPAGRVGLTATAVASVSDSPPTVLACIARTSRTLAAIEASGAFCINTLPAHLAELAETFASRRSVDGEARFMTARWGTLVTGAPVLLDALSAFDCRLVATHDIASHRVLIGEVAGLGGTGKGAGLIYRRRQFTSI, encoded by the coding sequence ATGACGAAGACCGTTCATCCCCTGCCGCCTGCCCTGGAGGGGCTGGATGCCGCCGTCTTCCGCGATGCCATGGCGCAGGTGGCGAGCGCGGTCCATCTCGTAACGACCGAGGGGCCGGCAGGCCGCGTCGGACTGACTGCGACAGCCGTGGCCTCGGTGTCGGATTCGCCGCCGACGGTGCTGGCCTGCATCGCGCGGACGAGCCGGACGCTGGCCGCGATCGAGGCGAGCGGGGCGTTCTGCATCAACACCTTGCCCGCGCATCTTGCCGAACTTGCGGAGACGTTCGCGAGCCGCCGCAGCGTCGATGGCGAGGCGCGGTTCATGACGGCACGTTGGGGCACCCTGGTGACGGGCGCGCCGGTCCTGCTCGACGCACTTTCGGCATTCGACTGCCGGCTGGTGGCGACGCATGACATCGCCAGTCACCGCGTCCTGATCGGCGAGGTCGCAGGGCTCGGCGGGACGGGGAAGGGCGCCGGGCTGATCTATCGCCGGCGGCAGTTCACTTCGATCTGA
- a CDS encoding conserved hypothetical protein (Evidence 4 : Unknown function but conserved in other organisms), whose translation MELTAEILLPGDAACGECLALTAPISFWGGVDPTTGTIIDARHPQRGRNVAGTILALPGTIGSSSASAVLLELVHAGRAPAALLLDAPDAILLLGLVVAREMGWRTPPAFRLPAAQQPRLAGRQLVISAEGSISPG comes from the coding sequence GTGGAGCTGACAGCGGAAATCCTGCTTCCGGGCGATGCTGCCTGCGGCGAATGCCTCGCACTGACCGCCCCGATCAGCTTCTGGGGCGGCGTCGATCCCACGACCGGCACGATCATCGACGCGCGCCACCCGCAGCGCGGCCGCAACGTCGCCGGCACGATCCTCGCCCTGCCGGGAACGATAGGGTCCTCTTCGGCCTCGGCCGTGCTGCTCGAACTGGTCCATGCCGGCAGGGCGCCGGCCGCCCTTCTCCTGGACGCGCCCGATGCCATTCTGCTGCTCGGGCTGGTCGTCGCCCGCGAGATGGGGTGGCGAACGCCTCCGGCTTTTCGTCTGCCGGCGGCACAACAACCCCGCCTGGCCGGCAGGCAGCTGGTCATTTCGGCCGAAGGCTCGATCTCACCGGGCTAG